In Brassica napus cultivar Da-Ae unplaced genomic scaffold, Da-Ae ScsIHWf_1498;HRSCAF=2094, whole genome shotgun sequence, the genomic window CTGTTCTGTTtaatatatgttagattttaGTTAAGTTACTGTCATTCTTATATAGGTCAGTGGCCTTCAGAAGAAGTTCTAGCTTACTTCTGCATGTCTCAGCCAGATCGCTTCAGGTTTCTCTCTTCAGTTTTAAGATTGTGTTCTcataccttcttcttcttctcacattTTATTTGGGATGGTGCAGAGGTAAGAGAGTCATTGAGCTTGGATCCGGGTATGGATTAGCCGGTTTAGTTATTGCTGCTGCCACCGAAGCATCACAAGTGGTCATCTCAGATGGAAATCCCCAAGTAGTCAATTGTATCCTTcattatcattattattatacTGTCTCCTTAAGAGTTGTCTTCTTGGATTCATTGTTGTACTTAAGCATACAGATATAAAGCGTAACATAGAGTCCAACTCCATGGCGTTTAGCAACAACACAAGCGTAAAAGCCATGGAGTTGCATTGGAACCAGCATGAACTCTCAGAGTTGACCAACGCGTTTGACATCATAGTTGCGAGCGATTGGTAGCTTCCCTCGCTTTTTTCATTCCTCTTGATTTCAGTTTTCTATTTTTCATCTATTGTCTCCTTTTTTATCCGCCAGTACTTTTTTCAAGGAGTTTCATAAGGACCTTGCCAGTATCATCAAGGTGCTGCTCAAAGCCAACGAACCCTCTGAAGCACTATTCTTCAGTCCTAAGAGAGGTGACTCTTTAGACGAGTTCCTTAAGGAGATTGAAGACGTTGGTTTACATTATGTCTTAACTGAAAAATATGATGACCAAGTTTGGAAGCGCCATGAGACGCTTGTGAAGGGAGACGATGAATCTTGGCCTAGTTATGACAAGAACCACTGTTACCCTTTACTTATTCAAATTACTAATTATCATAGATAGTCAAAAGACTGTTTCATCTTTGCGGCGAATAAACGCAGATTATAATCCAATCTTTCAAGCTTTTTTGTTTAACATTATGTGTGTTTGCTttaatgaatattaattaagtgGGTGgatttgaaagttgaaaccttTTCTGACTCTCTGCAAGATGCTCTCTTATCTTCCTTTTCAATCGTATAGAGAGGTCCTCACTTCCCACAAGTATACACGAGTTAGGCATAGCCGTTAATCTAAagggaagatatatatatataacaaatataaataatacaaaGCTAAAGATTCTAGACCAAGTGTACTCGAGAATCTCAGTGAAAATGAGCTAAACTTAGataaagaaaacagagaaaTCACTCACCAGCACGGAGTAAGAAGACGATATTATCCAAGAACAGAGGCGTAAGGTGtgagatggagatggagatggagatggaaCAGAgccatggagaagaagaataCAAGACGAGTGAGAGAGATTCTTTTTAATTCTGCCTCACTATGGAATTGTAAGTTTAATAGTATTTGTATATTGCTGATATATTATTGGCTAAAAACTGTGATTACCCGCCAAATTTGCATGATTATTCAACGTACATTTTCAGACGGCGTCTACTACTACAGAACACCGTAATCCGTAAAGACAACATCTTGTCTTAAAAAACACTAGTAAGAGATGAGAGTCCTAATGAataactactactactactacaacTAATCAGTCTAAAAACAAATCCATCCTTAGCAACTTTGGAATCCCACACAAATCAAACTCTTTCTTCTGGTCGTCTTTTAGTTGAtgatcttttctttctcttaagATAAAAACCTCGAATGATGTTGTTGTTATCAAAGCTCTAACGCATACGTTACAGCTATATCATCAAACGCGTTGTAGTGCGGACCCACACCCCAACAGCTAAAACACCAACCGAAAACACGGTGGATAGAGTTGGCGACGCGGACGAGTAGCTTACGGCTTCAGGCTCAAGTACTCCTTCCTTCTTTGCACTCTTCACACTGAGACAAATCACAAAAGTTTTGTTAATTATTGTATGAACAAAAGAGCCGTGTCGGACCACACATGGGCACAGTTCACCGACGTTtgaatgagaagaaaaaaaatctatgcaTACAACAGAGaacattagatattttatttattatgctGATGTCATTATTGCAACGGGTGAAAATGAAAATGTCGTCTTGTCTCATCATTTCACAAATTGACAAAACAACACGGTGCATTATGACAAACACGTCTCATGATTTTTATACGGTGATTTGACCTCACCCTTCTCTTCAAATTAAACGTTACAAACAAAAAGTGAATTATTCTCTCCAACATTCAAAAAAGTATTGGAATATTTCATGTGATTAAAAAATCGAAACCGGAATTCTTCAAAAAGAATCCaaaccaaacttttttttttaaatttgatttcaaCGACAATTGGAGCAAAAcctttaattataaaaaaataacaatttgttTGTAAAATATTCTTATTCGTGTTTCCACTTGAAAACAACCATAGCTTTATTTACTTGCAgtaaataatgaaatatattaCCTTGGGTTAGGAGAAGGACAGAAAGTGATGAGGAGAGGTAATCAGCTCCGGCGCAAGTAGGTAAACGTACTTGTTCCGTCGTCGTAAGCATAGCTATAAGCTCTAGGAAACGCGTTTTTGAAAAACAAGCGAGTACTCGCTCGGCTTACACGTGTCCGGCGTTCCAAAACGCGCCGCTACAGCAATACTCCGGCGTCCCCAAAACGCCTCGCAAGCGCTTTTGCAAGCCCACTCCATCTCCAGTCCCCGTCGTCGTCGCCACTTTCAGCTGAGCAGGACAAGGGCCGTTGAGCTCCTTAACGCATCAGGTGATGTGCAGTTCCCGGCGACGCCGCTAGCATCTCCGCCGCTTGCGGCACGATCGCCATAGGGATGTTTGTAACCGTCGACGAGGCTGACGTCGTAGAAGTCGAGACCGCCGGCTCCGTTCAAGGTGAACTCGGCTAGCGTCGCCGGAGGTGCGGCGCCGGATCCGGAGCACTCGACGGCGGAGGGGAACCGCATCTCCGGTTGACGCAAGTGAATTTACCGGTGGTTGGTTCTTGTGTGCAGAGAGTACGGCCCCGATACGGCCGGACCAAGCGGCGGGGATCTGTATGACACGTTTTCTGTAGGGTTTAAGGAGAATCCGGTGGTGGGGTAAAGGAGCGGTTCCTGCTCCGGAGAGAAGGCCGGGCCAGACGTGTAGCTGCACTGGTTAAACGACGGTGAAGGAGGTGGTGGAGGAAACGCCAAGACTAGAAACAAGCAgtagaaaaacaaagagagaattTTGAGAGTAACCCATTAGAGCAGAGAGTCACCAGAATCTAAATATAaaacttttgtttgtttgtgtgtcGCCGCCGAAGATGAGACTTCTCCGGTGACTCTGTGTTCTGCTCTGGTGAGAGATGTTTGAAGAGTGTAAATGTGTAGGCTTGGTGTATATATATTTCGGGAAATAGAATTTGAACCTATAGTGAGAAAGAGAATGGAGAGATATTAATCTTTAAAGGACTTGAGATATTTTTTAGAAAGGTCGGCTTTCACGTGACT contains:
- the LOC125597586 gene encoding calmodulin-lysine N-methyltransferase-like — its product is MDPTSSSSSSSSSSSSLRWRILRQALIHRSDSRSQAEIKRVSRKATQGFNLIPCQVVDSSSEDSREASLCYSIPIAASPKLYLTQRVDNCSDLNDFEISNRHNIDNTGLVCQWPSEEVLAYFCMSQPDRFRGKRVIELGSGYGLAGLVIAAATEASQVVISDGNPQVVNYIKRNIESNSMAFSNNTSVKAMELHWNQHELSELTNAFDIIVASDCTFFKEFHKDLASIIKVLLKANEPSEALFFSPKRGDSLDEFLKEIEDVGLHYVLTEKYDDQVWKRHETLVKGDDESWPSYDKNHCYPLLIQITNYHR